From the Sphingomonas sabuli genome, the window CCGCCGCGTGCCGAAGGCCAACGTGGTCGGCATCGACCTGTTGCCGACCGACCCGATCGACGGCGTCGAGATCCTGCAAATGGATTTCATGGACGACAGCGCGCCCGAAAAGCTGAAGGCGGCGCTGGGCGGACCCGCCGACCTTGTCCTGTCCGACATGGCCGCCAACACCGTCGGCCATCCGCAGACCGATCATCTGCGCACCATGGGACTGGTCGAGGCGGGATTGATGTTCGCCGCCGAAATCCTGCGGCCGGGCGGCGCCTTCGTTGCCAAGGTCCTGGCCGGCGGTGCGGACAACGACCTGGTCGCGGATCTCAAGCGGCAATTCACCACCGTCAAGCACGCCAAGCCGCCCGCCAGCCGCAAGGACTCGTCCGAATGGTATGTGGTGGCGCAGGGCTTCAAAGGCGGCCCGCCGCCCGCGTGAGTATCGCCCCGCCGCCATAGCGGTTAGGCTGGCGGCGACGAATCGCGAGGGGGTGCGATGTTGGCGAACATTTATGCGATGCTGATTTCGGTGACGCTGATCGTCGGCACCGTTTTTATCCATTACGAAGTGCTGACCACCCGCTGGCCGGTGGAGAAGCAATTCACCAGCGTCCGGCGTGGCATGATCCGGCTGCTTGCCGCGATCTTCTTCGCGCATGTCGCGGAAATCGTGCTCTACGGCGCCGCCTATTTCCTGATGCACGGCCATTTCGGCCTCGGCACGCTGACCGGGGCGATGGACGGCACCGTCATGGACTACATGTATTTCTCGGCCGTCAGCTACACCACGCTGGGCTTCGGCGACGTCATCCCGGCGGGGCCGATCCGGATCGTCTGCGCGATCGAATCGCTCAACGGGCTGGTGCTGATCGGCTGGTCGACGTCCTACACGTATCTCGCCATGCAGCGCTTTTCCCGGGCGGCTCGGCGGCTGCACGCCGACCTGCATCCCGATGCCGGAGTCTCGTGAGGCTTATTCGCCCTTGCGGGCCATGGCGACGGCGCGCTTGAGTTCGTCGTAGCCGACCGCGCTGTTGATCACCCGGTCGCCGATGATGAACAGCGGCGTTCCAGTGGCGCCAAGCGCGCTGGCCAGCTCGAAATTCTTCTTCAGCTCGGCCTCGACGTCGGCGCTTTCCTGCGGCTTGGGATCAATGCCCGCCGCCTTGCTGGCGACCGCAAGCGTTTCGGGACCCGGCTTGCCCGCTTCCCACAAAGTGTCGTGGAACTGCGTGAAGCGCCCGGCCTTCGATGCCGCCAGCGACAACCGCGCGGCGGTCACGCTCTGCGGGCCGAGAATCGGGAATTCGCGATAGACGACGCGGACGCCGGGATCCTCGCGGATCAGCTTTTCCAGATCGTCGTTGCTGCCTTTGCAATAGGGGCAGGCGTAATCGTAGAATTCGACCAGCGTCACGTCGGGCTTGCTCGACCCCTTCCACGACGTACCGAACGGCGTTTCGATCGCGGCGCGGTGCTGGGCCAGAAGCGGCGCATATTGGCGGTCGCGCAGCGCTTCGCCCGCATCGACCAGGATTTGCGGATCGGCGAGGATGCCGTTGCGAACGATCCGGCCCGACAGATATTGCGGAACGACCAGCACCAGCAGCGCCGCCGTCAGCAGCGCCCCCACCAGTCCGCCCAATATTGCGGACGTCAGGTGCCCGGGGCCGCTTCGCGTGTCGTTCACTACTGTTTCTTTTCCCGATACCTTTTGTCGTCCTTAGCGAGCTCGGCGCGGGAAACCATCGCAATGTCCTGCGCGCGCAGGTAATCGGACGTGCCCTGCGGGATATTGCGCAGCGCCATCTGCGCGCTCGAAAAGGCGAGCTTCGGATTACCCTCCAGATTATTGCGCTCCGCGGTGGCCAGAGCGGCGCGGCCCATGTCGCCTTCACGCTCGTAGATCACGCCCATCTGGTACCAGGCGAAGGGATTCTGGTTGTCACGGCCGATGGCGGCCTTGAGCACCTGCTTGGCCTCCGGGAAATTGTCGCGCTTTTCGGTCGCGATCAGGGCGTGGCCGAGCATCGAGGCGATCAGCGGCGTGTCGTCGGACAATCGGGTGGCATCGCGCAGCGGCGCAATGGCCGCTTCCGGCCGCCCGCTTTCCAGCAATATCTGCCCCTTCAGCTCCAGGAAATAGGGGTCGTCGGCATCGGTCGCGAGGAGCGCATTGGCTTCCGACAGCGCTTTTTCCGGATAGGCGCCAAGATGGTAAGCATAGGCCCGCGCGTAATGACCGGGAACGCTCAGGTCGCTTTCCGGATATTTGGCGACCGCGCGCTTCGGATCGGTGAAGCCAAGCAGCTTGGCCTTGATCCGCTGGAATCGCCGTTCGAGGTCGGGATTGGGCGGCTTGCTCCACGCGGGATCGGCCTTGAGCTTGTTTTCCAGGCTCTGGATACGCTCGCCCGACAGCGGGTGGGTGCGGTCGTAACTGTCCTCGGCATAGATGGCGAGGCGATACTCGTTATTCTGCAGCTTGCCGAAGAAATCGAGCATGCCCTTTCCGCTGACCCCGGCGCCCGACAGATATTTCGCGCCGGCGGCGTCGGCGCTGCTTTCCTGCGTGCGGCTGAAGGCGAGGAACTTGCCCAGCGCGGCCTGCTGGCCCGCGGCCATGATGCCCATGCCCGCTTCGCCAGCGCCCGCGGCGACGGCCAGGGCGCCGAGAATCAGGGTGGCGATGGTCAGGCCGGTGGCTTCGCCGGCACCGTCCTGAATGCGGATAGCATGGCCGCCCGCAACATGGCCGAGTTCGTGCGCGATTACGCCCTGCAGCTCGTCCACTGTATCGGCGGAATTGAGCAGGCCGGACTGGATGTAGACCGTCTGGCCGGTGGCGACGAAGGCGTTGATCTCCGGATCGTTGAGCAGGACGACCCTGACGTTGGCCGGGTCGAGCCCCGCCGCCTGGACCAGCGGCTTGCTGAGGTCGCGGAACAACGCCTCGGTCTCGGCATCGCGAAGTATCGACGGGCCGCCATCGGCCGCGGCCGGCCGGGCGACCGACACCGTCAGCAAGACGAAGACAAGCATCAGCCGGGTGAGCCGGGACAGGAGCATGCTCATGCCCCGGACTTCACACGCACTGGCTGAACCCCGCATTTATCCGCGCGCCGTGTGGCCGCGAGCATCAGCCGAAGGTGCGCTGCCACCATCCGCGGCGCGGTTCGCCCGGCTCGTCAGGATCGCCGCCGTTGGGGTCGTTGTCCGCATTGGGCACTGGGGCGGGTTCGGACGTATCCGGGGCCTCCTCGGCCGCCTTGGCCTTGGTGCTGCGCTTGCGCGGCTTGGCCTTGGCCTTCTGCCCCGCATCGCCGTCGGTTTCGGGGGGCGGCGCTTCGGGCGGCGCCGGCTCTTCCGCTTCGGCCTTGGGCTTGGCCTTGGCGCGGCTGCGCTTTGGCTTGGGCTTCTCTTCCGGCGCGGCCTCGGTCTCGGCGATCGGCGCTTCCGCGTCGACCGGTGTGTCGATCATCGGCGAACTGGCCGAGTCGACGATAGACTGGTCGCCGTCGTTCGCTTCCGCCGCCTCTTCCGACCGGCCCCGGCCGCGGCCACGGCCCCGGCTGCGGCGCGAACGCGGCTTCTTTTCGCCCTCGGCTTCGTCACC encodes:
- a CDS encoding M48 family metalloprotease, which encodes MSMLLSRLTRLMLVFVLLTVSVARPAAADGGPSILRDAETEALFRDLSKPLVQAAGLDPANVRVVLLNDPEINAFVATGQTVYIQSGLLNSADTVDELQGVIAHELGHVAGGHAIRIQDGAGEATGLTIATLILGALAVAAGAGEAGMGIMAAGQQAALGKFLAFSRTQESSADAAGAKYLSGAGVSGKGMLDFFGKLQNNEYRLAIYAEDSYDRTHPLSGERIQSLENKLKADPAWSKPPNPDLERRFQRIKAKLLGFTDPKRAVAKYPESDLSVPGHYARAYAYHLGAYPEKALSEANALLATDADDPYFLELKGQILLESGRPEAAIAPLRDATRLSDDTPLIASMLGHALIATEKRDNFPEAKQVLKAAIGRDNQNPFAWYQMGVIYEREGDMGRAALATAERNNLEGNPKLAFSSAQMALRNIPQGTSDYLRAQDIAMVSRAELAKDDKRYREKKQ
- a CDS encoding RlmE family RNA methyltransferase; this encodes MTGPRGPRQRVRTARNRTASSTRWLQRQLNDPYVRKAKAENYRSRAAYKLLELDDRFGLLKGATAIVDLGIAPGGWSQVVRRRVPKANVVGIDLLPTDPIDGVEILQMDFMDDSAPEKLKAALGGPADLVLSDMAANTVGHPQTDHLRTMGLVEAGLMFAAEILRPGGAFVAKVLAGGADNDLVADLKRQFTTVKHAKPPASRKDSSEWYVVAQGFKGGPPPA
- a CDS encoding DsbA family protein — protein: MNDTRSGPGHLTSAILGGLVGALLTAALLVLVVPQYLSGRIVRNGILADPQILVDAGEALRDRQYAPLLAQHRAAIETPFGTSWKGSSKPDVTLVEFYDYACPYCKGSNDDLEKLIREDPGVRVVYREFPILGPQSVTAARLSLAASKAGRFTQFHDTLWEAGKPGPETLAVASKAAGIDPKPQESADVEAELKKNFELASALGATGTPLFIIGDRVINSAVGYDELKRAVAMARKGE
- a CDS encoding potassium channel family protein; protein product: MLANIYAMLISVTLIVGTVFIHYEVLTTRWPVEKQFTSVRRGMIRLLAAIFFAHVAEIVLYGAAYFLMHGHFGLGTLTGAMDGTVMDYMYFSAVSYTTLGFGDVIPAGPIRIVCAIESLNGLVLIGWSTSYTYLAMQRFSRAARRLHADLHPDAGVS